Proteins encoded within one genomic window of Variovorax sp. OAS795:
- a CDS encoding peroxidase-related enzyme (This protein belongs to a clade of uncharacterized proteins related to peroxidases such as the alkylhydroperoxidase AhpD.), which translates to MADRYPLAELEELPEDIRTAILAVQEKAGFVPNVFLALARRPAEWRAFFAYHDALMLKEEGSLTKGDREMIVTTTSAANQCLYCVVAHGALLRIYEKKPLVADQVAVNYRKADITPRQRAMLDFAMKVCDRSHEVEDADFGALHAHGFDDEDIWDIAAITAFFGLSNRLASFSGMQPNPEFFLMGRLPREKK; encoded by the coding sequence ATGGCCGACCGCTACCCTCTTGCCGAACTCGAAGAACTGCCCGAAGACATCCGCACCGCCATTCTTGCGGTGCAGGAAAAGGCCGGCTTCGTGCCCAATGTGTTCCTTGCGCTGGCGCGACGCCCGGCCGAGTGGCGCGCCTTCTTCGCCTACCACGACGCGCTGATGCTCAAGGAGGAAGGCTCGCTCACCAAGGGCGACCGCGAGATGATCGTCACCACCACCAGCGCGGCCAACCAGTGCCTCTATTGCGTGGTGGCGCACGGCGCGCTGCTGCGCATCTACGAGAAGAAGCCGCTGGTGGCCGACCAGGTGGCGGTGAACTACCGCAAGGCCGACATCACGCCGCGCCAGCGCGCGATGCTCGACTTTGCGATGAAGGTCTGCGATCGCTCGCACGAGGTCGAGGACGCGGACTTCGGCGCGCTGCACGCCCACGGCTTCGACGACGAGGACATCTGGGACATCGCCGCGATCACCGCCTTCTTCGGCCTCAGCAACCGGCTTGCGAGCTTCAGCGGCATGCAGCCGAACCCCGAGTTCTTCCTGATGGGACGGTTGCCCCGCGAGAAGAAGTAG